tttttctttctttgtaaGCAACCGGCATTTACTGGACGCAAATGAAGAAGGTTTGATTTTATACATTGTGAATGAGCGGCGTGCAAAAAGGAAGGATAGAAAGCATCATAGTCTTCATTTCTACATAGAAGGCCGTATAAAGCAAGGGCGCGCGAACTATTATTGGAAGTTTGGCTGTTCGCAGTAGGCGTTGGCAatggcatcatcatcaccaagtGTGGCTTCGACCGATTCATACGCGGTAAATTTCCGTTCCTACAACACCGATCTGAATGATGACGGAACACATTCAATCAAACCGAAACGACTGGCCCCAGATGAAGATATTCGATCATTACCAGCGGTAGTGCCGAAGGTGAAATGGGACAAGGAACAGTTTGACGTTCGCCGGCCgtatgaaaggaaaaactacGAACGCCCTTACCGAGATCTTCCCGGGCATTTATCCAGCTTTGAAGGGCTCAACGTGAAGCCACGAAAATGTACCACCACAAACCCATTCGCTAGACGGACGCCTATTGAGGAAGTGTTTCACAAGCGCAACGTCAAGAGTGTTTGTCCGGCGGAAGTACCGCGACCACTGGAGGATTGCGTTAACGATGTTATTGTGGCGGACAATGTAAGCTCGGCGGAAAGTACAGTGGAGGAAACGGCGGAAGCAGTTGAGAAAGTTGCTGACGGGAGGAGGATTGTATCGCGAGAGTGCTGCAAGACATTTTTCCGTGCCAGAAGAGCATTGCTGAGAAGTGAATTGTTTCGAGAGTACTTCAACCGCGAACCAACTGCGGAAATTGAAGATCCAACGGCGGAAGAGTCAGACGATAGTGAAGTATTACTGGACGACTTGCCAGATGAGTTGGAGCAGAGTGATAGCAGTGTGGATCGGGAACTTACACCAGAAAATGCGCCTCACCAAGTTCGATCCGGCTCAGTTGCGTCCTATCAGCCACCTACAATAATGCACAGGGACGAGAAAGTTCCTGTCATTGAAGCTCAGGAGCAGTTCTTGCACCGAATGAGATCTCGATACCTGCAAAAGTTTGAGCGTGTTAGACAGCAGCTAGAGGACGCCGAACGCGAACGGCACAAATCTCCTGCACCGTTCGATGCGGAAAAGTACGAAGCAGAATACCCAGAGCCTGACATCCGGAACGAAGCCAAAGCCCATTTCCGCGAGGCGCTCAGTAACCGGTTGGAGGAACTAAACCAACTACAGCACCGCACGGTTCGTACATATCCGGCATCCGTGCAACAGTTTGCGGCGTATAAGGCTCAGGTTATGGAGGATAGGAGAAAGCTGCGAGATGAGGCGTTGCTTGTGGAGGATTACTTTCGCAATGCCAACACCCCGAAGGAACTACCCGAGGCAAAGCTCGAGGTGAAGCGGTACCGCTTGGCGGAATTCGGTGTACATCCTGATGACTCGGAGGACGAAGGGCGGCTTGAGAAGaccgaacaaaacaagcgaaagGAGCCGTTGGCTTATCACACTTGCATGACCCGGGAGGAATGGGGCCACTGGATAGCTCACAGCACCAAGATCGAAAAGTTGAAGTTACCCAAAGTCACCGTGCCTCGTGTACCGGTGCTAGTGCAGAAATGTGACGAGAGTCCAATACGACTTTACATCCAGGGAAGCCTGTTGGATGGCAATGCAAAAACGGATAGTTCCCAGGGAGAAACTACCGCTCACCCAAAAAGGATTATCCATTCCACTTCACTCAAATCTAAGGTTACGATGCGTGATCTTCTGTTTGACCCGGTGCCCCAACCAGAACCGATGGACTACGTGCCCCGCAACGCAAATCTCCGACCATATTCGGACATTGCCGAGGAACAGTTTCGTAGCGTCAAAGGGCAACGGAAGGTTAGGCGGCAGCTTCGTAAAAGCCGGATGCACTGGATTGAGGCACTCGTCGATGAGATCTGTAGCCGGAAGCGATGCTAGCGAGAGGGAGGTTATGCGGTGGCGAGATGTCCGAATTTCTCTTCCAAGTGCCTTTCATATCTTTTTATGAAAACAATCGACCAGACCGGAGTGGGAGCGCATGTTTTCTTCTCGAAGATCACGGCGCCATTTATGGAGAAGCGTCTGTGTgacagccaaaaaaaaaacaggctgCAGATCGATTCGGTTGTCGATGAACAGCGGTTTTTGATGGATTCGTTGGCGCACAAACGCACAAAGAAACGGACCCAAGCCTGCTGCCGAAGTTCCAAACGCGCCATAAATCTCAGGATGGAAGAGAAATGAGTGTTGCAGATAAAATCCCTTGTTCAACAAATTGATATGCTAATGATGCGTTCCCCGACCAGAAGGGTTTCTTTGGGCGATGGAGTTACGATCGAAACCGTGCATATTAACGTCATGATGTGTACGTGGGGGAATGATTTGTGGTCCatatttttttccgttgctCGATTATGATGAATCGAAcgcgttcttttttttttttttgggtaggGGAGTTGTCCTTCTCACTCCTGGAGAGTAGGTCACATGGATGCTCTGTCGGGAACGATGGCGTATTAATATTCCCGGAACGTGTTCCGTGTTGTATTTATGGTAAACGAGGTCTATCAAACTGGACATCTCCAGTGGGTTAGAGAAGGTCAAACAGAAGACATAATTTGTGGTTAATCCGACACACGTGTTAGAAGAGTTCATTGTTGGTGTTGTACCCATCTTCCAGCATCAATATTGGATCCGTCGAAAACAGAACGAACACCCTCGGGAACAGTTGGTCCGAACAATTAGGTAGCAATATTGATTGTCCACAAATTAGGTGCAAACACATATGTTGCTGGTGCAGTAAATTCATTTCGTTATGGCGTCCTCTGGCGGAACATCTGGCCAGCGGGTATGTCGATAGCAGGACATGCTTCATTATGAAATCTAATGCAATATAATTCGGCACCCTGCATACGTCGTTCCTCCGCATCATTTTCACACCCCCCGGCGTGTTAGGGTTCATCCTTCTCTTGTACGCCTTTTCCCTTCCCATCTGTGCAGGGTTGAAAACCAGTGGACAAAGGTCAGGATGGTCAGGATGGTGGTACTGCCACGTTATTTAACTCACTCGACGCAACGCGTCCAATTCGGTTCTAAGTTGTCTAATTGAATTAGTTGGTCCCTCGAGCCGGAACTGTCCAAAAATCCCAGCACTGTTCCAATCCGAATTCTAACTTGCATGActcctcgttttttttttcctccattgcATGGTGCAATGGTCTCCCGAATGCggggaaataaatcaaacgaatTCTACTAATGCGTCCTTGGACCAGCGTAGCGGGAACAACATTTCGGGCGGAAGTTCCGGTCGTACTAGCACCGGGCGGTCTCGAACCACTGTAACGTGGCCATTAATACAAAGAATGTACGCGTGCCACACGACTGACGCCGGGGTTATGGTCAGTTGCAGCGATTCCGACGAGTCAGGAACTATTTAATTTTCTCCATTTACCCTGCGGCTGCTTCTGCGACTTCTGCGTGGTGAAAGAGTACTGCGGTAGGTTTCGGGACGGAGGACGCAATTAAGTTGCGCCCTCGAGGCATTCGGACGTTATGCTGTTGCCCTGCTGCCACCAACCGGACCCGTTCAAGTGAAGGAATCAAATTTCATATCAGAGAAACCggagggttttattttccgatTTTAGTAAAATGTCGGACACCGTCCGCACGAACCGGGGTTAATGTTAATGCCGTGGGTCTTTGCATTGAACCCGCCACCGCCATATCTGTTTGGACGTAATGGGTTAGGGGGTTCATGTTTCCACTGCAGGGCTATGTGAAGGAAATGTAATCCGCCTGCTGAGCTCGTGGATAGTGTGAAAAGTAAACATGAAGGAAATGAGCCACTATTTTCGTGGCGAACGTCCGCTGAGGCTTAGTGCAGTAAGGCGCATACGATGCACCATGTTTGAACttgtaattgaaatttgaaaattaatttttactacCATGCGCTACGGCGGTGTTAAGCTGCCGGACGCATGCCTAagtgcaaaagcaaacacagtTCGCACACAAAAACGCATCCGTTTGTTCGTATGGGCCCGAATCGTGGCATGAGGTTCGTATGCATAAGCAACACATTACGGGTCCCTCCAAACGAGGGCCAGCTGCTGTAACAGGAGAAAGAGCACGAGGGCGATTCGTCCCGGTCACGCGTTCCGTGTTGAGGTGATTTA
This region of Anopheles marshallii chromosome 2, idAnoMarsDA_429_01, whole genome shotgun sequence genomic DNA includes:
- the LOC128718756 gene encoding uncharacterized protein LOC128718756, whose protein sequence is MASSSPSVASTDSYAVNFRSYNTDLNDDGTHSIKPKRLAPDEDIRSLPAVVPKVKWDKEQFDVRRPYERKNYERPYRDLPGHLSSFEGLNVKPRKCTTTNPFARRTPIEEVFHKRNVKSVCPAEVPRPLEDCVNDVIVADNVSSAESTVEETAEAVEKVADGRRIVSRECCKTFFRARRALLRSELFREYFNREPTAEIEDPTAEESDDSEVLLDDLPDELEQSDSSVDRELTPENAPHQVRSGSVASYQPPTIMHRDEKVPVIEAQEQFLHRMRSRYLQKFERVRQQLEDAERERHKSPAPFDAEKYEAEYPEPDIRNEAKAHFREALSNRLEELNQLQHRTVRTYPASVQQFAAYKAQVMEDRRKLRDEALLVEDYFRNANTPKELPEAKLEVKRYRLAEFGVHPDDSEDEGRLEKTEQNKRKEPLAYHTCMTREEWGHWIAHSTKIEKLKLPKVTVPRVPVLVQKCDESPIRLYIQGSLLDGNAKTDSSQGETTAHPKRIIHSTSLKSKVTMRDLLFDPVPQPEPMDYVPRNANLRPYSDIAEEQFRSVKGQRKVRRQLRKSRMHWIEALVDEICSRKRC